GAGGGCGAAATCACGCCCCAGACCCGGCTGATCACCGACCTGGGCTTCGAGTCGATCGACGTCGTGCAACTCGTCACCGCCATTGAAGAGCACTATGGCCGGCGCGATTTCCGCTTCGAAGAGCTGTTGATGGAAGGTGGAACCTACGTC
This window of the Pirellulales bacterium genome carries:
- a CDS encoding acyl carrier protein translates to MPTTDTILSDLKSLLADMTSDWDTSFEGEITPQTRLITDLGFESIDVVQLVTAIEEHYGRRDFRFEELLMEGGTYVNEVSVGRIVAFLERHLNK